The following coding sequences lie in one Spinacia oleracea cultivar Varoflay chromosome 1, BTI_SOV_V1, whole genome shotgun sequence genomic window:
- the LOC130466134 gene encoding secreted RxLR effector protein 161-like, whose amino-acid sequence MINVPYASAVGSIMYAMVCTRPDVAYALSMCSRYQSNPGEAHWMAAKNILKYLRRTKDDFLVYGGDNELVATGYTDASFQSDKDDFRSQSGFIFCLNGGAVSWKSSKQSTIADSTTEAEYIAASDAAKEAVWIKKFISELGVVPSIENGIELYCDNNGAISQSKEPRSHQKSKHVLRRFHLIREIVERGDVKVSKVHTEDNVADPLTKPLAQPKHESHTRSMGLRHMGEWL is encoded by the coding sequence atgattaatgttccttatgcctctgcagtagggtccattatgtatgccatggtatgcactcgaccggatgttgcatatgctttgagtatgtgcagcagataccagtcaaacccgggagaggcgcactggatggcagcaaagaatatccttaagtacttaagaaggactaaggatgatttcttggtctatggtggagataatgagttggttgccactggatacaccgatgcaagcttccaaagtgacaaagatgatttccgatcacaatctggtttcattTTTTGTCTAaatggaggggctgtgagctggaagagttctaagcagagtaccatcgcagattctacaacagaggctgagtatattgcagcaagtgatgcagcaaaagaagctgtttggatcaaaaagttcattagtgaacttggtgtagttcctagcattgaaaatggcattgagttgtactgtgacaacaatggtgccatttcccagtccaaggaacccagatcgcaccaaaaatccaaacatgtgctcaggagattccatctcattcgagagatcgttgaaagaggggatgtgaaagtaagcaaggttcatactgaggataacgtggctgatcctctgactaaaccgcttgctcaacctaagcatgagagtcatactaggtctatggggcttaggcatatgggagaatggctttag